A window of Babylonia areolata isolate BAREFJ2019XMU chromosome 2, ASM4173473v1, whole genome shotgun sequence contains these coding sequences:
- the LOC143295848 gene encoding acetylgalactosaminyl-O-glycosyl-glycoprotein beta-1,3-N-acetylglucosaminyltransferase-like, translated as MSLARAVLKVIRRISGRGLPGKCLLFALIFLTLIVLIKLLLALLTFFWPGPGSYPSSLMEDAFDNHMDQGAGGASSQWKHWRPSQAVMARVLRELNLNEDEVPRHLPLTLHSKLWLNNASLCREGGGGSGGGGGGGEGDGKGEGHGEGDRAAPVDVLFVVHTVPDHFHRRLLMRSTIAGESHFRPFKIRMVFVLGWVGNGTLQEALEMEHDVYGDMVQGHFPDTDAHLSHKGVLGLRWVWHYCPHARHVVKLDDTVFFDTYKVLLRHRIIFEGRSRTMFCHVLPKDSMRIYRQHDHPWAVEEDQFQGFTAFPYSYCSGLVVVVTPDLIPALYRAAFFTPVFWIEDVYLFGMLPAVVGGVTMVHLGHQRSFINLNTTAALSCMRLRQERCNVLATVAGTTEDWETLWTLTSSVHHDPAWSLPFLVLPSSSSSSSSSS; from the exons ATGAGCCTGGCACGCGCTGTACTCAAG GTCATTCGTCGGATCAGCGGCCGAGGGTTGCCAGGGAAATGTCTGCTGTTCGCCCTCATCTTCCTCACCCTCATCGTCCTCATCAAACTCCTTCTGGCGCTGCTCACCTTCTTCTGGCCGGGCCCCGGCTCCTATCCTTCCAGCCTCATGGAAGACGCCTTCGACAACCACATGGACCAAGGAGCAGGAGGGGCATCTTCACAGTGGAAGCACTGGAGACCTTCCCAGGCCGTGATGGCTCGGGTGTTGAGAGAGCTGAACCTGAACGAGGACGAGGTTCCCAGGCATCTGCCTCTCACCCTGCACAGCAAGCTGTGGCTCAACAATGCCAGCCTgtgcagggaagggggtggtgggagtggtggtggtggtggtgggggggagggagacggaaagggggaggggcatggggagggggatCGGGCAGCCCCTGTGGACGTGCTGTTCGTAGTGCACACAGTCCCGGACCACTTCCACCGGCGTCTCCTGATGCGCAGCACCATCGCTGGGGAGTCCCACTTCCGGCCGTTTAAG aTCCGCATGGTGTtcgtgctgggctgggtggggaacGGCACCCTGCAGGAAGCCCTGGAGATGGAGCATGACGTGTACGGCGACATGGTGCAGGGCCACTTCCCGGACACCGACGCCCACCTCTCGCACAAGGGGGTGCTGGGTCTCCGTTGGGTGTGGCACTACTGCCCGCACGCCCGCCACGTGGTCAAGCTGGACGACACCGTTTTCTTCGACACCTACAAGGTCCTCCTCCGCCACAGGATCATCTTCGAGGGCCGCTCCAGGACTATGTTCTGCCACGTGCTACCCAAGGACAGCATGCGCATCTACCGGCAGCACGACCACCCGTGGGCCGTGGAGGAGGACCAGTTCCAAGGCTTCACCGCCTTCCCGTACAGTTACTGCAgcggtctggtggtggtggtgactccgGACCTCATCCCGGCGCTATACCGGGCCGCCTTCTTCACACCCGTGTTCTGGATCGAGGACGTGTACCTGTTCGGGATGCTGCCGGCGGTGGTGGGCGGGGTGACGATGGTGCACCTGGGTCACCAGAGGTCCTTCATCAACCTCAACACCACGGCGGCCCTGTCGTGCATGAGGCTGCGTCAAGAGCGCTGCAACGTTCTGGC